One segment of Haemophilus influenzae DNA contains the following:
- the rfbB gene encoding dTDP-glucose 4,6-dehydratase, producing the protein MSNTNRTILVTGGAGFIGSALVRYLLEKTHNKIVNVDKLTYAGNLASLKTVENHPRYAFVQADICDTKALSYIFAQYQPDAVIHLAAESHVDRSINASSEFIQTNIVGTYRLLESTLDYWHRLDNQKKSSFRFLHISTDEVYGDLKSNEGLFTETSAYKPSSPYSASKAASDHLVQAWYRTYGLPTIITHSSNNYGPYQYPEKLIPLMILNAIEGKTLPIYGDGLQIRDWLFVEDHIDALYNVLMKGNIGETYNIGGNNEKSNIDVVRSICSLLEEFLPNKPKYIDKYEDLICYVQDRPGHDLRYALDTSKINHKLGWIPKETFESGLRKTVIWYLNHQEWCQKVSE; encoded by the coding sequence ATGTCGAATACAAATAGAACAATTCTAGTCACTGGTGGAGCGGGGTTTATTGGTTCTGCGCTTGTCCGTTATCTTCTTGAAAAGACACATAATAAGATCGTAAATGTTGATAAGCTGACTTATGCAGGAAATTTAGCCTCACTTAAAACCGTAGAAAACCATCCACGTTATGCTTTTGTACAAGCAGATATTTGTGATACTAAAGCGTTGTCTTATATTTTTGCACAATACCAACCTGATGCTGTTATCCATCTTGCTGCTGAAAGTCACGTTGATCGTTCTATAAATGCGTCTTCGGAGTTTATACAAACTAACATTGTAGGAACTTATAGGCTACTTGAATCAACTCTAGATTACTGGCATCGTTTAGATAATCAAAAAAAATCCAGCTTCCGATTCTTACATATTTCCACCGATGAAGTTTATGGCGATTTAAAAAGTAATGAGGGTTTATTTACTGAAACATCAGCTTATAAACCTAGCAGCCCTTATTCTGCTTCAAAGGCGGCAAGCGATCATCTTGTGCAGGCTTGGTATAGAACATATGGGTTACCGACAATTATTACACATAGTTCAAATAATTATGGCCCGTATCAGTACCCTGAAAAATTAATTCCATTGATGATTTTAAATGCGATAGAGGGAAAAACACTGCCTATTTATGGCGATGGTTTACAAATTAGAGATTGGTTATTTGTTGAAGATCATATTGATGCACTATATAACGTTTTGATGAAAGGAAATATTGGGGAAACCTATAATATTGGCGGAAATAATGAAAAGTCCAACATTGATGTAGTGCGTTCTATTTGTTCTTTGCTGGAAGAATTTTTACCTAATAAGCCAAAATATATTGATAAATATGAAGATTTAATTTGTTATGTGCAAGATAGACCAGGTCACGATCTTCGTTATGCACTTGATACAAGTAAAATCAATCATAAACTAGGCTGGATACCTAAAGAAACTTTTGAATCGGGATTAAGAAAAACGGTAATTTGGTATTTAAATCATCAAGAATGGTGTCAAAAAGTGAGTGAATAA
- the glnA gene encoding glutamate--ammonia ligase — protein MPNANAIANVFKLIEENNVKFVLLRFTDIKGKEHGVSIPVSLVDEDMFEDGKMFDGSSVEGWKTINKADMLLMPMAETAVVDPFAQIPTLSIRCSVYEPTTMQSYDRDPRSIAIRAENYMRSTGIADQAFFGPEPEFFLFDDVRFNVSMNKASFSIDDIEAAWNTNKKYEEGNNAYRPLKKGGYCAVAPIDSAHDIRSEMCLILEEMGLVIEAHHHEVATAGQNEIATKFNTLTLKADETQIYKHVVQNVALEHGKTACFMPKPITGDNGSGMHCNMSLSKDGKNIFQGDKYAGLSETALYYIGGIIKHAKALNAFTNPSTNSYKRLVPGYEAPVLLAYSASNRSASIRIPAVTNPKAIRIEARFPDPLANPYLAFAALLMAGLDGVVNKIHPGDAMDKNLYDLPPEELKDIPAVASSLEEALNSLEKDYEFLTQGGVFAKDFIDAFISIKRKEVERLNMAPHPVEFEMYYA, from the coding sequence ATGCCAAACGCAAATGCAATCGCCAATGTATTTAAGCTAATTGAAGAAAATAATGTGAAATTTGTACTTCTTCGATTTACCGATATTAAAGGTAAAGAACATGGTGTTTCTATCCCAGTTAGCCTTGTTGATGAAGATATGTTTGAAGACGGCAAGATGTTTGATGGTTCCTCTGTAGAAGGATGGAAGACTATTAATAAAGCCGATATGTTGCTTATGCCAATGGCTGAAACTGCAGTTGTCGATCCATTCGCGCAAATCCCAACGCTTTCTATTCGTTGTAGTGTTTATGAACCAACGACAATGCAAAGCTATGATCGCGATCCGCGCTCTATTGCAATTCGTGCAGAAAATTATATGCGTTCAACAGGTATTGCGGATCAAGCTTTTTTCGGCCCAGAGCCTGAATTCTTCTTATTTGATGATGTGCGTTTTAATGTATCAATGAACAAAGCATCTTTTTCTATTGATGATATAGAAGCTGCTTGGAACACGAATAAAAAATATGAAGAAGGCAATAATGCTTATCGCCCATTAAAAAAAGGCGGATATTGTGCCGTTGCACCGATTGATAGTGCGCACGATATTCGTTCTGAAATGTGCTTGATTTTAGAAGAAATGGGATTAGTCATTGAAGCCCATCATCATGAAGTGGCGACTGCAGGGCAAAACGAAATTGCGACTAAATTTAATACGCTAACTTTAAAAGCGGATGAAACTCAAATTTATAAACATGTCGTACAAAACGTTGCATTAGAGCACGGTAAAACGGCGTGTTTTATGCCCAAACCAATTACTGGAGATAATGGTTCGGGTATGCACTGTAATATGTCGTTAAGTAAAGATGGCAAAAATATTTTCCAAGGCGATAAATATGCAGGTCTTTCTGAAACCGCACTTTATTACATCGGCGGTATCATTAAGCACGCTAAAGCATTAAATGCGTTCACTAACCCAAGCACTAATTCATATAAACGTTTGGTACCTGGTTATGAAGCGCCAGTATTGCTGGCTTATTCCGCAAGCAACCGTTCTGCCTCAATTCGTATTCCTGCTGTAACCAATCCGAAAGCGATTCGAATAGAAGCGCGTTTCCCTGATCCTTTAGCAAACCCATATCTTGCATTCGCTGCATTATTGATGGCAGGCCTTGATGGCGTGGTAAATAAAATCCACCCAGGCGATGCAATGGATAAAAATCTTTACGATCTTCCACCAGAAGAATTAAAAGATATTCCAGCGGTTGCAAGCTCTTTAGAAGAAGCATTGAATTCATTAGAAAAAGACTATGAATTTTTAACTCAAGGTGGCGTATTTGCTAAAGATTTTATTGATGCGTTTATCAGTATCAAACGTAAAGAAGTGGAACGTTTAAATATGGCACCACATCCAGTTGAGTTTGAAATGTATTATGCGTAA
- the typA gene encoding translational GTPase TypA, which translates to MKNEIDIKKLRNIAIIAHVDHGKTTLVDKLLQQSGTFESARGDVDERIMDSNDLEKERGITILAKNTAINWNDYRINIVDTPGHADFGGEVERVLSMVDSVLLVVDAFDGPMPQTRFVTQKAFAHGLKPIVVINKVDRPGARPDWVVDQVFDLFVNLGASDEQLDFPIIYASALNGVAGLEHEDLAEDMTPLFEAIVKYVEPPKVELDAPFQMQISQLDYNNYVGVIGIGRIKRGSIKPNQPVTIINSEGKTRQGRIGQVLGHLGLQRYEEDVAYAGDIVAITGLGELNISDTICDINAVEALPSLTVDEPTVTMFFCVNTSPFAGQEGKYVTSRQILERLNKELVHNVALRVEETPNPDEFRVSGRGELHLSVLIENMRREGYELAVSRPKVIYRDIDGKKQEPYEQVTIDVEEQHQGSVMEALGIRKGEVRDMLPDGKGRVRLEYIIPSRGLIGFRGDFMTMTSGTGLLYSSFSHYDEIKGGDIGQRKNGVLISNATGKALGYALFGLQERGKLMIDANVEVYEGQIIGIHSRSNDLTVNCLQGKKLTNMRASGKDDAIVLTTPVKFSLEQAIEFIDDDELVEVTPESIRIRKKLLTENDRKRANRTTTSTSTH; encoded by the coding sequence ATGAAAAACGAAATTGATATTAAAAAACTCCGTAACATCGCCATTATTGCGCACGTAGACCATGGTAAAACCACTCTTGTAGATAAACTTCTTCAACAATCTGGTACTTTTGAATCTGCTCGTGGCGATGTAGATGAACGCATTATGGACTCAAACGATCTTGAAAAAGAACGTGGCATTACCATTCTTGCAAAAAATACTGCGATTAACTGGAATGACTACCGCATTAACATCGTGGATACTCCAGGGCACGCAGACTTCGGTGGCGAAGTTGAACGTGTACTTTCTATGGTGGATTCTGTTCTATTAGTTGTTGATGCGTTTGATGGCCCAATGCCACAAACCCGTTTCGTGACACAAAAAGCATTCGCTCACGGCTTAAAACCAATCGTCGTAATTAATAAAGTTGATCGCCCTGGTGCACGTCCAGACTGGGTTGTGGATCAAGTATTTGACTTATTTGTCAATCTTGGTGCAAGCGATGAACAATTAGACTTCCCAATTATCTATGCTTCAGCATTAAATGGTGTTGCAGGTCTTGAACACGAAGATTTAGCGGAAGATATGACGCCATTATTTGAAGCCATTGTGAAATATGTAGAACCGCCCAAAGTAGAACTTGATGCGCCATTCCAAATGCAAATTTCACAATTAGACTACAACAACTATGTAGGTGTTATTGGTATTGGTCGCATTAAGCGTGGTTCGATTAAACCAAACCAACCAGTTACTATCATCAATAGTGAAGGAAAAACTCGTCAAGGTCGTATCGGTCAAGTACTTGGTCATCTTGGTTTACAACGTTATGAAGAAGACGTTGCTTACGCAGGCGATATCGTGGCAATCACGGGTTTAGGAGAATTAAACATTTCAGATACGATTTGTGATATTAACGCAGTTGAAGCACTTCCATCATTAACGGTTGATGAACCAACAGTCACCATGTTCTTCTGTGTAAATACCTCTCCGTTTGCAGGGCAAGAAGGAAAATACGTTACATCGCGTCAAATTCTTGAACGCTTAAATAAAGAATTGGTTCACAACGTGGCGTTACGTGTAGAAGAAACCCCAAACCCAGATGAATTCCGTGTTTCTGGTCGTGGCGAATTACACCTTTCTGTATTAATTGAAAATATGCGTCGTGAAGGTTATGAACTTGCCGTTTCTCGTCCAAAAGTAATTTATCGTGATATTGACGGTAAAAAACAAGAACCATACGAACAAGTAACTATTGATGTGGAAGAACAGCATCAAGGTTCTGTAATGGAAGCATTGGGTATCCGTAAAGGTGAAGTTCGAGACATGTTGCCTGACGGTAAAGGCCGCGTTCGCTTAGAATATATCATTCCTAGCCGCGGATTAATTGGCTTCCGTGGGGACTTTATGACCATGACTTCTGGCACAGGCTTACTTTACTCAAGTTTTAGCCACTATGATGAAATTAAAGGTGGAGATATTGGCCAACGTAAAAACGGCGTATTAATTTCTAATGCAACAGGTAAAGCACTTGGCTACGCATTATTTGGCTTACAAGAACGTGGTAAGTTAATGATTGATGCAAACGTAGAAGTTTATGAAGGCCAAATTATCGGTATTCATAGCCGTTCAAATGACTTAACCGTGAACTGCTTGCAAGGTAAAAAACTGACGAATATGCGTGCTTCAGGTAAAGACGATGCGATTGTGCTGACTACACCTGTAAAATTCAGTCTTGAACAAGCCATTGAATTTATCGATGACGATGAATTAGTGGAAGTGACACCTGAATCGATTCGTATCCGTAAAAAACTTTTAACGGAAAACGATCGTAAACGTGCAAATCGTACAACGACAAGTACTAGCACGCATTAA